One window from the genome of Garra rufa chromosome 1, GarRuf1.0, whole genome shotgun sequence encodes:
- the slc25a39 gene encoding mitochondrial glutathione transporter SLC25A39 isoform X2 — protein MGEGPAVRPSAAITPVQQMLASGTGAVLTSLFVTPLDVVKIRLQSQQTPLYKAMASESMPWARVIRPSKWKCFLYCNGLMDHIYVCQNMSSCSSWYKTPTHFSGTVDAFVKITRNEGLRSLWSGLPPTLVMAVPATVIYFTCYDQLRDFLRYGMGYQGDHIPLIAGGLARLGAVSVISPLELVRTKMQSRKLPYSELMVCIRSAVAQDGWSSLWRGWGPTVLRDVPFSALYWFNYELVKAQLCERYSAPQTSFTISFTAGAISGAIAAILTLPFDVVKTRRQIQLGEMEALGVSVKKPSSTWNMMRNIWIDMGYRGLFAGFLPRVIKVAPACAVMISTYEFGKTFFQERNLNQARCGL, from the exons ATGGGGGAAGGGCCTGCAGTCAGGCCTTCGGCTGCTATTACACCCGTGCAGCAGATGCTGGCGTCTGGCACTGGGGCTGTACTAACATCTCTTTTTG TCACACCATTGGATGTAGTGAAGATCAGACTTCAATCCCAGCAAACTCCCCTCTATAAAG CCATGGCATCAGAGTCAATGCCCTGGGCTAGGGTCATCCGCCCTTCAAAAT GGAAATGCTTCCTCTATTGTAACGGGTTGATGGACCACATCTACGTGTGTCAGAATATGTCAAGCTGCTCCAGCTGGTACAAAACCCCTACCCACTTCAGCGGGACCGTG GATGCATTTGTGAAGATCACTCGAAATGAGGGGCTCAGGTCTTTGTGGAGTGGACTTCCTCCCACACT GGTGATGGCTGTTCCTGCCACAGTCATCTATTTCACATGTTACGACCAGCTGCGAGACTTCCTGCGTTACGGCATGGGCTATCAGGGGGACCATATCCCCCTCATAGCAGGAGGGTTAGCAAGAT TGGGAGCAGTGTCTGTGATCAGCCCTCTGGAGTTAGTTCGGACTAAGATGCAGTCCCGCAAGCTACCGTACAGCGAGCTAATGGTGTGTATCCGCTCGGCTGTGGCTCAGGACGGCTGGTCATCTCTCTGGAGAGGCTGGGGACCCACTGTCCTGAGGGACGTGCCCTTTTCCG CCCTGTACTGGTTTAACTATGAGCTAGTGAAGGCACAGCTGTGTGAGCGGTACAGTGCACCACAAACTTCGTTCACCATTAGTTTTACAGCAGGGGCCATCTCAGGAGCT ATTGCTGCAATTCTGACCCTGCCGTTTGATGTGGTGAAAACACGCAGGCAAATCCAGTTGGGAGAAATGGAAGCTCTTGGAG TCTCTGTGAAGAAACCATCCTCCACGTGGAACATGATGAGGAATATCTGGATTGACATGGGATACAGGGGTTTATTTGCAG gttTTCTTCCAAGAGTGATCAAAGTTGCACCGGCCTGTGCAGTCATGATCAGCACTTATGAGTTCGGGAAGACTTTCTTTCAAGAACGCAATCTGAATCAGGCGAGATGTGGACTGTGA
- the rpl27 gene encoding large ribosomal subunit protein eL27 yields MGKFMKPGKVVMVLAGRYAGRKAVIVKNIDDGTSDRPYSHALVAGIDRYPRKVTTTMGKKRIAKRSKIKAFVKVFNYNHLMPTRYSVDIPLDKTVVNKDVFRDPALKRKARREAKVKFEERYKTGKNKWFFQKLRF; encoded by the exons ATGGGCAAGTTTATGAAACCTGGTAAGGTGGTGATGGTCCTGGCTGGACGTTATGCCGGACGCAAGGCTGTGATTgtcaag aacaTTGATGATGGCACCTCAGACCGTCCTTACAGCCATGCTCTGGTCGCAGGCATTGACCGTTATCCTCGTAAGGTCACAACAACCATGGGCAAGAAGAGGATTGCCAAGCGGTCCAAGATCAAGGCCTTTGTGAAGGTGTTCAACTACAACCACCTGATGCCAACCAG ATACTCTGTTGACATTCCCCTGGACAAAACTGTTGTCAACAAGGATGTTTTCAGGGACCCTGCTCTGAAGCGCAAAGCCAGGAGAGAGGCCAAGGTTAAGTTTGAGGAGAG GTACAAGACAGGCAAGAACAAATGGTTCTTCCAGAAGCTCCGATTCTAA
- the slc25a39 gene encoding mitochondrial glutathione transporter SLC25A39 isoform X1, which yields MGEGPAVRPSAAITPVQQMLASGTGAVLTSLFVTPLDVVKIRLQSQQTPLYKAMASESMPWARVIRPSKWKCFLYCNGLMDHIYVCQNMSSCSSWYKTPTHFSGTVDAFVKITRNEGLRSLWSGLPPTLVMAVPATVIYFTCYDQLRDFLRYGMGYQGDHIPLIAGGLARLGAVSVISPLELVRTKMQSRKLPYSELMVCIRSAVAQDGWSSLWRGWGPTVLRDVPFSALYWFNYELVKAQLCERYSAPQTSFTISFTAGAISGAIAAILTLPFDVVKTRRQIQLGEMEALGAVSVKKPSSTWNMMRNIWIDMGYRGLFAGFLPRVIKVAPACAVMISTYEFGKTFFQERNLNQARCGL from the exons ATGGGGGAAGGGCCTGCAGTCAGGCCTTCGGCTGCTATTACACCCGTGCAGCAGATGCTGGCGTCTGGCACTGGGGCTGTACTAACATCTCTTTTTG TCACACCATTGGATGTAGTGAAGATCAGACTTCAATCCCAGCAAACTCCCCTCTATAAAG CCATGGCATCAGAGTCAATGCCCTGGGCTAGGGTCATCCGCCCTTCAAAAT GGAAATGCTTCCTCTATTGTAACGGGTTGATGGACCACATCTACGTGTGTCAGAATATGTCAAGCTGCTCCAGCTGGTACAAAACCCCTACCCACTTCAGCGGGACCGTG GATGCATTTGTGAAGATCACTCGAAATGAGGGGCTCAGGTCTTTGTGGAGTGGACTTCCTCCCACACT GGTGATGGCTGTTCCTGCCACAGTCATCTATTTCACATGTTACGACCAGCTGCGAGACTTCCTGCGTTACGGCATGGGCTATCAGGGGGACCATATCCCCCTCATAGCAGGAGGGTTAGCAAGAT TGGGAGCAGTGTCTGTGATCAGCCCTCTGGAGTTAGTTCGGACTAAGATGCAGTCCCGCAAGCTACCGTACAGCGAGCTAATGGTGTGTATCCGCTCGGCTGTGGCTCAGGACGGCTGGTCATCTCTCTGGAGAGGCTGGGGACCCACTGTCCTGAGGGACGTGCCCTTTTCCG CCCTGTACTGGTTTAACTATGAGCTAGTGAAGGCACAGCTGTGTGAGCGGTACAGTGCACCACAAACTTCGTTCACCATTAGTTTTACAGCAGGGGCCATCTCAGGAGCT ATTGCTGCAATTCTGACCCTGCCGTTTGATGTGGTGAAAACACGCAGGCAAATCCAGTTGGGAGAAATGGAAGCTCTTGGAG CAGTCTCTGTGAAGAAACCATCCTCCACGTGGAACATGATGAGGAATATCTGGATTGACATGGGATACAGGGGTTTATTTGCAG gttTTCTTCCAAGAGTGATCAAAGTTGCACCGGCCTGTGCAGTCATGATCAGCACTTATGAGTTCGGGAAGACTTTCTTTCAAGAACGCAATCTGAATCAGGCGAGATGTGGACTGTGA